The Malus domestica chromosome 10, GDT2T_hap1 genome contains a region encoding:
- the LOC114827484 gene encoding uncharacterized protein, whose translation MDIEVGVGVTTAMMGGDSGSGCGYGGVGGGYNGGNCGCGNGGDNCGGNGGGCGNGGGDGCINGGNNGGNGCSNCGGGGDGGINGGSSGGGMNGGGGGSSNDGCDNYGSDDSGGGYGGNGCGNCGGGGGSIDGRDNDGSDDNGGGCGYGGGGDKNGDCSGGDGVRLVFVVVGSNVYFIL comes from the exons ATGGACATAGAAGTAGGAGTAGGGGTGACGACAGCAATGAtg GGCGGTGACAGTGGTAGCGGTTGTGGTTATGGTGGTGTTGGCGGTGGCTACAACGGTGGCAATTGCGGTTGCGGTAATGGTGGCGATAATTGTGGTGGCAATGGTGGCGGTTGTGGTAATGGTGGTGGCGATGGCTGCATCAATGGTGGTAACAATGGTGGTAATGGTTGCAGtaattgtggtggtggtggcgatgGTGGCATCAATGGTGGTAGCAGTGGTGGTGGTAtgaatggtggtggtggcggtagCAGCAATGATGGTTGTGACAATTATGGTAGTGATGACAGTGGTGGAGGTTATGGTGGCAATGGTTGCGGTAAttgtggtggtggcggtggcaGTATTGATGGTCGTGACAATGATGGTAGTGATGACAATGGTGGAGGTTGTGGTTATGGCGGTGGTGGTGACAAAAATGGTGATTgtagtggtggtgatggtgtaAGGTTAGTATTTGTAGTGGTAGGTAGTAACGTTTACTTTATTCTTTAA